A single window of Paenibacillus sp. SYP-B4298 DNA harbors:
- a CDS encoding MgtC/SapB family protein has product MESVWHISEWDLTIRVLISAALGGLIGLEREWSNHAAGLRTHILVCIGSTVIMLLSAYGFSAFVDEANVRMDPARLAAQVVSGIGFLGAGAILRTGSTISGLTTAASIWVVAAIGLCVGAGFLYTAVLATVIVLVSLFLLNKIETQMLRHRRHHELVIRIIDHPGVTDEIFTSLELEKIRIVHVKFSSEKERKADQSTVIITEMRLNVKTRNQKQLATAIEHITSMEHVLSTETGFLKVAGNPKRMRLNKYEEETLHQ; this is encoded by the coding sequence GTGGAGAGTGTATGGCATATATCGGAATGGGACTTGACGATCCGGGTGTTAATCTCTGCTGCGCTTGGGGGATTGATCGGACTGGAGCGTGAGTGGAGCAATCATGCGGCAGGGCTGCGCACACATATTCTGGTATGTATCGGCTCGACGGTCATTATGCTGCTGTCGGCATATGGCTTCAGCGCATTCGTCGATGAGGCCAATGTGCGGATGGACCCGGCTCGTCTGGCGGCACAGGTGGTCAGCGGGATCGGATTTTTGGGCGCGGGAGCGATCCTCCGAACAGGCTCGACGATCTCCGGCCTGACGACCGCCGCTTCGATCTGGGTGGTGGCGGCAATTGGTCTGTGTGTTGGAGCGGGCTTTCTGTATACCGCTGTGCTGGCGACGGTCATCGTGCTCGTCAGCCTGTTCCTGCTGAACAAGATTGAGACGCAGATGCTTCGGCATCGCAGACATCATGAACTGGTGATTCGCATCATCGATCACCCTGGTGTAACGGATGAGATCTTCACGAGTCTCGAGCTGGAGAAAATCAGGATCGTACATGTCAAATTCAGCTCAGAGAAGGAACGCAAGGCGGATCAGTCGACAGTTATTATTACGGAGATGAGGCTGAACGTGAAGACGCGCAATCAGAAGCAGCTCGCTACTGCGATCGAGCACATTACTTCTATGGAGCATGTGTTGTCGACAGAGACGGGATTCCTGAAGGTGGCAGGCAACCCGAAGCGGATGCGGCTGAACAAGTATGAGGAGGAGACGCTGCATCAGTAG
- the ppc gene encoding phosphoenolpyruvate carboxylase, whose translation MSEQTTVTANRSQPSNLLRRDVRFLGNILGEVLVHQGGEGLLEIVEKIREMSKTLRAEFMPELYEEFKKVTGSLSPEIRHQVVRAFAIYFQLVNIAEQNHRIRRKRDYERSAGEAVQPGSIESAIQKLKEQNVAVEDVEEMLAGISLELIMTAHPTEATRRAVMDIHKRMAADVMELDNPTLTYREREKLREKLLNEVLTLWQTDELRDRKPTVLDEVRNGMYYFEETLFEVLPNVYEELERCLHKYYPGRDWHVPTYLKFGSWIGGDRDGNPSVTADVTWETLTMQRQLVLEKYESILKELMNVLSFSANIVKIPQELFDSIRKDEEMVGEVQCVALRRDGKEPYRVKVAFMLEKLVNTRDESLKGSGKRYNSPEELKQDLYIIDRSLRHHYADYVADTYIRKLIRQVELFGFHLSALDIRQHSKEHENAMAEILAKMDITADYAALHEDEKIELLHRLLQDPRPLTSPYLTYSEGTRECLDVYHTVYRAQQEFGVNCISSYLISMTQGASDLLEVMVFAKEVGLFRQEADGTTICTLQSVPLFETIDDLHAAPAIMSRLFELPIYRSAVTARGDLQEIMLGYSDSNKDGGVVTANWELRVALKEITAAAGAYDVKLKFFHGRGGALGRGGMPLNRSILAQPPHTVGGGIKITEQGEVLSSRYSMQGIAYRSLEQATWALITSARLAKFPSQQLEDGTKEQWEQIAKSISETAQDKYQDLIFRDPDFLTFFRESTPLAEIGELNIGSRPSKRKNSDRFEDLRAIPWVFAWTQSRYLLPAWYAAGTALQQYVDGKDENLNTLKQMYEHFPFFRSLIDNLQMALAKADLTIAREYASMIKDDEIRGRIFGLIEQEYQLTSDMILKISGQQEILDNVPVIQESIRLRNPYVDPLSYLQVLLLQELRTLRARDEDDAELLREVLLTINGIAAGLRNTG comes from the coding sequence ATGTCGGAACAAACTACCGTAACGGCAAACCGCTCGCAGCCGAGCAATCTGCTGCGCCGGGATGTTCGCTTTCTAGGAAACATTCTGGGCGAGGTACTCGTCCACCAGGGCGGCGAGGGGCTGCTGGAGATCGTCGAGAAGATTCGCGAGATGAGCAAGACGCTGCGAGCCGAGTTCATGCCAGAGCTCTACGAGGAATTCAAGAAGGTTACCGGCAGCTTGAGCCCCGAGATTCGCCATCAGGTGGTTCGGGCGTTTGCTATTTATTTTCAATTAGTGAATATCGCCGAGCAGAACCACCGTATTCGCCGTAAGCGGGATTATGAGCGTTCAGCCGGAGAGGCTGTACAGCCTGGCTCTATCGAGAGCGCAATCCAGAAGCTGAAGGAACAGAATGTCGCTGTGGAGGACGTGGAGGAGATGCTGGCGGGAATTTCGCTGGAGCTGATTATGACAGCGCATCCGACCGAAGCGACCCGCCGCGCGGTGATGGATATTCATAAGCGGATGGCAGCAGATGTGATGGAGCTGGACAACCCTACGCTGACGTATCGCGAGCGTGAGAAGCTGCGCGAGAAGCTGTTGAATGAAGTGCTGACCCTGTGGCAGACAGATGAGCTGCGCGACCGTAAGCCTACGGTGCTGGATGAGGTCCGCAACGGCATGTATTATTTCGAGGAGACACTGTTCGAGGTGCTGCCGAATGTATATGAGGAGCTGGAGCGCTGTCTGCACAAATATTATCCAGGCCGCGACTGGCATGTGCCAACGTATCTGAAGTTTGGTTCGTGGATCGGCGGTGACCGTGATGGCAATCCGTCTGTGACGGCGGATGTAACATGGGAGACACTGACGATGCAGCGCCAGCTCGTGCTGGAGAAGTACGAATCTATATTGAAGGAACTGATGAACGTGCTGTCTTTCAGCGCGAATATCGTCAAAATTCCGCAGGAGCTGTTCGACTCGATCCGCAAGGATGAGGAGATGGTTGGCGAGGTGCAGTGCGTGGCGTTGCGGCGCGACGGCAAGGAGCCATACCGTGTGAAGGTCGCCTTCATGCTGGAGAAGCTGGTGAACACTCGGGACGAGTCGCTGAAGGGCTCAGGCAAGCGCTATAATTCGCCTGAGGAATTGAAGCAGGATCTGTACATCATCGACCGTAGCCTGCGCCACCACTATGCTGATTACGTCGCGGACACCTATATCCGCAAGCTGATTCGCCAGGTTGAGCTGTTCGGCTTCCACCTGTCTGCGCTGGACATCCGTCAGCATAGCAAAGAACATGAGAACGCTATGGCAGAGATACTGGCGAAGATGGACATCACGGCAGATTATGCGGCGCTTCATGAGGATGAGAAGATCGAGCTGCTGCACCGTCTGCTGCAGGACCCTCGTCCATTAACCTCGCCATATCTGACGTATTCGGAAGGTACGCGCGAATGTCTGGATGTGTATCACACCGTGTATCGTGCGCAGCAGGAGTTCGGCGTGAATTGCATCTCCAGCTATCTGATCAGCATGACACAGGGCGCGAGCGACCTGCTTGAGGTGATGGTATTCGCCAAGGAGGTGGGGCTGTTCCGTCAGGAGGCCGATGGCACGACGATCTGCACGCTCCAATCCGTTCCGCTATTCGAGACCATCGATGACCTGCATGCGGCACCTGCCATTATGTCGCGCTTATTCGAGCTGCCGATCTACCGTAGCGCCGTAACGGCTCGTGGCGATCTGCAAGAAATTATGCTCGGCTACTCGGACAGCAACAAGGATGGCGGCGTAGTGACTGCGAACTGGGAGCTGCGTGTAGCGTTGAAGGAGATTACGGCTGCAGCAGGCGCCTATGATGTCAAGCTCAAGTTCTTCCATGGGCGCGGCGGAGCGCTTGGCCGCGGGGGTATGCCGCTTAACCGCAGTATCCTGGCGCAGCCACCTCATACAGTGGGCGGCGGCATCAAGATCACGGAGCAGGGCGAAGTGCTCTCATCCCGCTATTCGATGCAGGGTATTGCTTACCGGAGCCTGGAGCAGGCGACCTGGGCGCTGATTACGTCTGCACGACTGGCCAAGTTCCCTTCGCAACAGCTCGAGGATGGAACGAAGGAGCAGTGGGAGCAGATTGCCAAGTCGATCTCTGAGACGGCACAAGACAAATATCAGGATCTGATCTTCCGCGACCCGGACTTCCTGACCTTCTTCCGCGAATCGACGCCGCTGGCTGAGATTGGTGAATTGAACATCGGTTCACGCCCATCCAAGCGCAAGAACAGCGACCGATTCGAGGATCTGCGGGCGATTCCTTGGGTATTCGCCTGGACGCAGAGCCGCTATCTGCTGCCAGCATGGTATGCGGCTGGTACAGCGCTGCAGCAATATGTGGATGGGAAGGACGAGAATCTGAATACGCTCAAGCAAATGTATGAGCATTTCCCATTCTTCCGTTCGCTGATCGACAATCTGCAGATGGCGCTCGCCAAGGCTGATCTGACGATCGCCAGAGAATACGCATCGATGATTAAGGATGACGAGATTCGTGGACGGATCTTCGGGCTGATCGAGCAGGAATATCAGTTGACCTCGGATATGATCTTGAAGATCTCAGGTCAGCAAGAAATTTTGGATAATGTACCTGTCATTCAGGAATCGATCCGTCTGCGGAATCCGTATGTGGACCCGCTCAGCTACCTTCAGGTGTTGCTGCTTCAAGAGCTGCGCACACTTCGTGCGAGAGATGAGGATGACGCCGAGCTGCTACGCGAGGTGTTGTTGACCATCAATGGCATCGCAGCAGGTTTGCGTAATACAGGATAG
- the sigW gene encoding RNA polymerase sigma factor SigW, producing MISIEAHLVRLSLKGDQQAFAEIVRLYQEKLYHMAYRMLGNRQEAEDVVQDAFLRVHHHMERYDEKLKFSTWIYRIATNLCIDRLRKRKPSYSLDAQPTDHEGLDGYSMIPSDNRTPESEVLLSETQRIIHEAIATLPVKYKTVMVLRYLQEMSLQEIGDVLGMPVTTVKTRVHRGREFLRKKLERVL from the coding sequence GTGATATCTATAGAGGCGCATTTAGTGCGATTATCTCTCAAAGGCGACCAGCAGGCGTTCGCCGAAATTGTCAGACTGTACCAAGAAAAGCTGTACCATATGGCGTACCGAATGCTTGGCAACCGTCAGGAGGCCGAGGATGTCGTGCAGGACGCTTTCTTGCGTGTGCATCATCATATGGAACGCTACGATGAGAAGTTGAAATTTTCGACATGGATTTACCGGATTGCGACGAACTTATGCATTGACCGACTCCGCAAGCGCAAACCAAGCTATTCACTCGACGCCCAGCCTACCGATCACGAGGGACTGGATGGCTATTCGATGATCCCCAGTGACAACCGGACTCCAGAGAGCGAGGTGCTGCTCTCGGAGACACAGCGTATTATCCATGAAGCGATCGCAACGTTGCCGGTGAAGTACAAGACAGTTATGGTACTGCGCTATTTGCAGGAGATGTCACTGCAGGAGATTGGTGATGTGCTTGGCATGCCTGTTACGACAGTCAAGACGCGAGTGCATCGGGGCAGGGAATTTCTGAGGAAAAAATTAGAACGTGTTCTTTGA
- a CDS encoding zf-HC2 domain-containing protein, which translates to MECNVAIVMMHDYLDDELPREDKIKLKEHMNICPSCAKRFEQLQRTEAFTHTAMICGLSESRLDGKGRSEQAVAALTSRIMQQLPERKRTYSWVQWVHRHPAITAAAVFLLVMMTSFFAMWDQGTELIVRGAGEDLQRIIIEGDTVIVPPGVQISGDLTIENGTADIQGEVKGNLTVIDGSLKLASTAKIVGENREINQALDWLWYKVSKTVSGLTY; encoded by the coding sequence ATGGAATGCAACGTCGCCATCGTCATGATGCATGATTATTTAGACGACGAACTGCCAAGGGAAGATAAGATTAAGCTGAAAGAGCATATGAACATCTGCCCAAGCTGCGCCAAGCGGTTTGAACAGTTGCAGCGCACGGAAGCATTCACGCACACTGCCATGATCTGCGGCCTTTCGGAGAGCCGCTTGGATGGCAAGGGGCGTTCAGAGCAGGCCGTTGCTGCGCTGACGAGCCGCATCATGCAGCAGTTGCCGGAGCGCAAGCGTACCTATAGCTGGGTGCAGTGGGTACATCGGCATCCCGCGATTACGGCGGCGGCTGTTTTTTTGCTCGTCATGATGACAAGCTTTTTTGCAATGTGGGATCAAGGCACCGAGTTGATCGTGCGGGGCGCCGGAGAGGATCTGCAACGCATCATTATTGAGGGCGATACGGTAATTGTGCCGCCTGGCGTTCAGATCAGCGGCGATCTGACGATAGAGAACGGCACCGCGGATATTCAAGGTGAAGTGAAGGGAAATCTGACCGTCATCGACGGCTCTCTCAAGCTGGCCTCCACGGCCAAGATCGTCGGTGAGAACCGTGAGATTAATCAGGCGCTCGATTGGCTCTGGTACAAGGTGTCAAAGACAGTCAGCGGTCTGACCTACTGA
- the cdaA gene encoding diadenylate cyclase CdaA gives MGYLAELTWIDWIKNLIDVSVVSFIIYKLFLLVRGTRAVQLLKGIFVLAAAWALSTWFNLYTLKWLMSQLFTFGIITVILILFQPEVRRALEQLGRGKLFVRSSGGDRDINDRINHIIKSVNYLSARKIGALIVFERETGLNEYIESGIRMESLISSELMINLFIPNTPLHDGAVIIRGNQIMAAGCYLPLSENPFISKELGTRHRAAIGISEVCDAISVVVSEETGQVSLALGGMVVRDIKQESLISKLFEELSPKSMPAKGASKVAFWKRKGGQDG, from the coding sequence ATGGGCTATTTAGCGGAACTGACCTGGATAGACTGGATCAAAAATCTGATTGATGTGAGCGTCGTCAGTTTCATAATATATAAATTGTTCTTGCTGGTGCGCGGAACACGTGCGGTACAATTGTTAAAGGGGATCTTCGTGCTCGCCGCGGCCTGGGCGCTAAGCACATGGTTCAATCTGTATACGCTCAAGTGGTTGATGAGCCAGCTATTTACCTTCGGTATTATTACGGTCATCTTGATCCTGTTCCAGCCAGAGGTGCGGCGTGCGCTGGAGCAGCTTGGCCGGGGGAAATTATTCGTTCGCTCGAGCGGGGGCGACCGGGATATTAACGATCGTATTAATCATATTATTAAGTCCGTCAATTATCTGTCGGCCCGAAAGATCGGTGCGCTCATCGTCTTCGAGCGGGAGACCGGGCTTAATGAATATATTGAGTCGGGCATCCGTATGGAATCTCTCATCAGCTCGGAGCTGATGATTAATCTGTTCATACCCAATACACCGCTGCATGATGGAGCGGTTATTATTCGAGGCAATCAGATTATGGCGGCGGGCTGCTATCTTCCGTTATCTGAGAACCCATTCATCAGCAAGGAGCTAGGCACACGTCACCGCGCGGCGATTGGCATCAGTGAGGTGTGCGATGCGATCTCCGTCGTCGTCTCCGAGGAGACCGGTCAGGTATCGCTGGCGCTGGGAGGAATGGTTGTGCGCGACATTAAGCAGGAGTCGCTCATTTCTAAGCTGTTCGAGGAGCTGTCTCCGAAATCGATGCCTGCCAAGGGAGCGTCCAAGGTTGCCTTCTGGAAGAGGAAGGGGGGGCAAGATGGATAA